One Pectobacterium polaris DNA window includes the following coding sequences:
- a CDS encoding alkyl/aryl-sulfatase — protein sequence MTQYFDGKLRKATLLLTTVMALTAAGYAGAHEETAGAKTLLAHNADFQKQIVEVAKGVYVAVGYSAANVTLIQGKEGAIIVDTSANPVDAKAIIEAFGSRMVRPVQAIIYTHNHPDHSGGATVFAGNDKPEIISHRLLVTAKPDTGRGKREGGDAFGTSLPDDQFINAGTQLEYGRKTPHTREGFLPPTQTFDGDSKNLTLSGVKMELLHTPGESDENTAVWLPEQKVLLAGDNFLKTFPNIAPLRGLPTRKIDEWIASLDKIIALNAEHLIPGHMQPVSGAADVKAALTAYRDGIKSVWDQTMAGIAKGMTPDELVQTVKLPPELAKNPYLQEYYGTVAFTVRGIYAQQAGWFDGNATHIYPLTEKDRATRLLAMTGGQANMLKSAEKALSSGDFQWAAEQADYVLAVEPHHSEARKIKADALTELGERQDNATARNYYLTAAQYLKKNP from the coding sequence ATGACACAGTATTTCGACGGAAAACTGAGGAAAGCGACATTGTTGCTCACAACGGTTATGGCACTGACGGCGGCAGGCTACGCAGGCGCGCATGAAGAAACGGCGGGTGCAAAAACGCTGCTCGCACATAATGCAGATTTTCAGAAGCAGATAGTGGAAGTTGCAAAAGGCGTTTATGTGGCCGTTGGGTATTCGGCTGCAAACGTGACCCTGATTCAGGGAAAAGAGGGTGCGATTATCGTGGATACGTCGGCGAACCCTGTGGATGCAAAAGCGATCATTGAAGCATTTGGCAGCCGTATGGTTCGGCCTGTGCAAGCGATCATTTATACACATAACCACCCCGACCACTCCGGCGGCGCGACGGTTTTTGCCGGTAATGACAAGCCAGAAATTATCAGCCACCGCCTTTTGGTTACAGCAAAACCGGATACTGGTCGTGGAAAGCGTGAGGGCGGTGATGCTTTCGGGACTTCCTTGCCTGATGACCAATTTATCAATGCGGGCACGCAGCTTGAATACGGTCGTAAAACGCCACACACCCGTGAAGGTTTTCTGCCACCGACCCAAACATTTGACGGTGACAGCAAGAACCTGACCCTTTCAGGCGTAAAAATGGAACTTCTCCATACGCCGGGTGAGTCTGACGAAAACACCGCGGTCTGGTTGCCTGAGCAGAAGGTCTTGCTGGCGGGTGATAATTTTCTGAAAACCTTTCCGAACATCGCCCCGCTGCGTGGTCTGCCAACTCGCAAGATTGATGAGTGGATTGCCAGTCTGGACAAAATAATTGCACTGAACGCAGAGCACCTCATTCCTGGGCACATGCAGCCAGTCAGCGGTGCCGCCGACGTCAAGGCTGCGCTGACCGCTTACCGTGACGGTATCAAAAGCGTCTGGGATCAGACGATGGCTGGTATCGCCAAAGGAATGACGCCGGATGAACTGGTACAGACGGTGAAACTGCCGCCGGAACTGGCAAAAAATCCTTATCTACAGGAATATTACGGCACGGTGGCGTTTACCGTACGCGGTATTTACGCGCAGCAGGCGGGCTGGTTTGACGGCAATGCCACACACATCTATCCGCTGACTGAGAAAGATCGTGCCACACGGTTACTGGCTATGACCGGAGGTCAGGCGAACATGCTTAAAAGCGCGGAGAAAGCCCTGTCGTCCGGCGATTTCCAGTGGGCTGCCGAACAGGCGGATTACGTGCTGGCCGTTGAACCCCATCATTCAGAAGCCAGAAAGATTAAAGCGGATGCGCTGACCGAGTTGGGCGAACGTCAGGATAATGCGACTGCGCGTAATTATTATCTGACCGCGGCGCAGTATCTGAAGAAAAATCCCTAA
- the gorA gene encoding glutathione-disulfide reductase, which translates to MTKHYDYLAIGGGSGGIASINRAAMYGQKCALIEAKYLGGTCVNVGCVPKKVMWHAAQIAEAIHQYGPDYGFDTTVNQFNWGTLVKNRSAYIDRIHQSYDNVLGKNKVDVIHGFARFVDAHTVEVNGEKITADHILIATGGRPVHPAIPGAEYGIDSDGFFELDALPKRTAIVGAGYIAVEIAGVLNGLGSETHLFVRKHAPLRSFDPLIVDTLVEVMNTEGPTLHTESIPKAIVKNADGSLTLELENGQSQTVDCLIWAIGREPATDNLNLSITGVELNDKGYINVDKFQNTNVPGIYAVGDNTGAVELTPVAVAAGRRLSERLFNNKPDEHLDYSNIPTVVFSHPPIGTVGLTEPQAREQYGDDQVKVYKSAFTAMYTAVTQHRQPCRMKLVCVGKEEKIVGIHGIGFGMDEMLQGFAVAVKMGATKKDFDNTVAIHPTASEEFVTMR; encoded by the coding sequence ATGACCAAACACTATGACTACCTTGCTATTGGCGGCGGCAGCGGCGGTATCGCGTCTATCAACCGCGCGGCGATGTATGGACAAAAATGTGCGTTGATCGAAGCAAAATATCTGGGCGGCACCTGCGTCAACGTCGGCTGTGTGCCGAAGAAAGTGATGTGGCATGCGGCGCAGATTGCCGAAGCGATCCATCAGTACGGGCCGGATTACGGATTTGATACCACGGTAAACCAGTTTAACTGGGGCACGCTGGTTAAGAACCGTAGCGCCTATATCGATCGCATTCACCAGTCGTACGACAACGTGCTGGGTAAGAATAAGGTCGATGTTATCCACGGTTTTGCCCGCTTTGTCGATGCGCACACGGTGGAAGTGAACGGCGAAAAAATTACGGCTGACCATATCCTGATCGCGACGGGTGGTCGTCCGGTTCATCCTGCTATTCCCGGTGCGGAATACGGTATCGATTCCGACGGCTTCTTTGAGCTGGATGCGTTGCCGAAGCGTACCGCGATTGTCGGTGCAGGCTATATCGCGGTAGAGATTGCCGGCGTGCTAAACGGGCTGGGCTCTGAAACTCACCTGTTTGTGCGTAAACACGCGCCGCTGCGCAGCTTCGATCCGCTGATTGTCGATACGCTGGTGGAAGTGATGAACACCGAAGGGCCGACGCTGCATACCGAGTCGATCCCGAAAGCGATTGTGAAGAATGCCGATGGCAGCCTGACGCTGGAACTGGAAAACGGTCAGTCACAGACTGTTGACTGCCTGATTTGGGCGATTGGTCGTGAACCCGCGACGGATAACCTGAACCTGAGCATCACGGGCGTAGAGCTGAACGATAAAGGCTACATCAACGTCGATAAATTCCAGAACACCAACGTTCCTGGCATTTACGCGGTAGGCGATAACACCGGTGCCGTCGAGCTAACGCCAGTTGCTGTTGCGGCAGGGCGTCGTTTGTCCGAACGTTTGTTTAATAACAAGCCGGACGAGCATCTGGATTACAGCAACATCCCGACCGTCGTCTTCAGCCATCCGCCGATTGGCACTGTCGGGTTGACCGAACCGCAGGCGCGTGAACAGTATGGCGACGATCAGGTGAAAGTGTATAAATCTGCCTTCACCGCGATGTACACCGCCGTCACGCAGCACCGCCAGCCGTGCCGCATGAAGCTGGTCTGCGTGGGTAAAGAAGAAAAAATCGTCGGCATCCACGGCATCGGTTTTGGTATGGACGAGATGCTGCAAGGCTTCGCGGTCGCCGTCAAAATGGGCGCAACCAAGAAAGACTTCGACAACACCGTCGCCATTCACCCGACTGCGTCAGAAGAGTTTGTGACGATGCGTTAA
- a CDS encoding TfoX/Sxy family protein, with protein MNISGELTAFIMDQLSPLGRFVPRKMFGCLAIFHDGLMVLLINNQGDIFVKTDDQNRSLFDKAGCQPFTYTRRGEDGKLKTICLSFSQLPDDAMEEQETFVRWVASGIEAARRTALPKGKSTHAPTP; from the coding sequence ATGAATATTTCCGGAGAGTTGACCGCGTTCATTATGGATCAGCTCTCACCACTCGGTCGTTTTGTTCCGCGTAAGATGTTTGGCTGTCTGGCGATTTTTCACGATGGCTTAATGGTTTTACTTATCAACAATCAGGGTGATATTTTCGTTAAAACAGACGACCAGAATCGCAGTCTTTTTGATAAGGCAGGGTGCCAGCCGTTCACCTACACCCGCCGTGGAGAGGATGGCAAGCTCAAAACCATTTGCCTGTCTTTCTCACAGCTGCCGGATGACGCGATGGAAGAGCAGGAAACGTTTGTCCGTTGGGTGGCATCTGGCATTGAGGCCGCACGACGCACTGCGCTCCCGAAAGGTAAATCTACCCACGCGCCAACTCCGTGA
- a CDS encoding 23S rRNA (adenine(2030)-N(6))-methyltransferase RlmJ, with the protein MLSYRHSFHAGNHADVLKHTVQSLIITALKEKEKPFLYLDTHAGAGRYQLSGEHAERTGEYLDGIAKIWQRDDIPAELEPYMQAVHTYNHNGRLRYYPGSPLIARQLLREHDKLHLTELHPSDFPLLRNEFQKDSRTKVLRDDGYQQLKSQLPPLSRRGFVLIDPPYELKTDYQAVVKGIQEGHKRFGTGVFALWYPVVLRQHIKRMLKELEATGIRNILQIELAVRPDSDRYGMTASGMIVINPPWKLASQMKSVLPWLHSVLVPEGTGHTLVEQIVPE; encoded by the coding sequence ATGCTAAGTTACCGCCACAGTTTCCATGCCGGCAATCACGCCGACGTGCTGAAACACACCGTTCAGAGCCTGATCATCACTGCCCTGAAAGAGAAAGAGAAACCTTTCCTGTATCTGGATACCCACGCGGGTGCGGGTCGCTATCAGCTCAGCGGCGAACACGCCGAGCGCACGGGCGAGTATCTGGATGGCATCGCGAAAATCTGGCAGCGTGACGACATTCCGGCTGAACTCGAACCTTACATGCAGGCCGTGCACACCTATAACCACAATGGGCGGCTGCGCTATTACCCCGGCTCCCCGCTGATTGCCCGCCAGCTGCTGCGCGAACACGACAAGCTCCACTTGACCGAGCTGCACCCCAGCGATTTCCCGCTGCTGCGTAATGAATTCCAGAAAGATTCGCGTACCAAAGTGCTGCGTGACGATGGCTACCAGCAGTTGAAATCACAGCTGCCGCCGCTTTCCCGTCGGGGATTTGTGCTGATCGACCCTCCTTATGAGCTGAAAACGGACTATCAGGCCGTGGTGAAAGGCATTCAGGAAGGGCATAAACGTTTTGGCACTGGCGTATTTGCGCTGTGGTATCCGGTGGTGCTGCGTCAGCACATCAAGCGCATGCTGAAAGAGCTGGAAGCCACGGGCATTCGCAACATTCTGCAAATTGAGCTGGCGGTGCGGCCGGACAGCGATCGCTACGGCATGACGGCGTCTGGCATGATTGTGATTAACCCGCCGTGGAAGCTGGCATCTCAGATGAAGAGTGTGCTGCCGTGGTTGCATAGCGTGCTGGTACCGGAAGGCACCGGGCATACGCTGGTGGAGCAGATTGTACCGGAGTAA
- a CDS encoding AAA domain-containing protein yields the protein MDERKFLVLTRSKQSEFKNTTKEVIDVTPAGDKMRVTFRNGNPFPYNRKNVRFFTNPEAISTEDYIITCKKRSIKKWDEAFIFDEQYFVLFDNGHSEVLPLADVEIIPNIAHKKDTKHLINYYRHIAKFLKDSDISESAHYYYEKKLNHIRDDSVLSHYINPSKLSTEHCSLPLFPFGINPSQREAVIKGLTSKISIIQGPPGTGKTQTILNIIANLVYQNKTIAVVSGNNEATKNIYDKLEEKGFPFISASLGSKELQNEFFAKENNIPDLSHWVLSENDLIKNRETIANTDTLISELLDLQNEQARVRELISRLDIERKYFDKYFSADPINPSKWSFGNRWSTPNLMKFMAEVEHFSEKETLSWSRKFTWLLKYGIYKFKDLNVLSGELFKGLISEYYRRRRQELAEKKRTIDKKLGQHNFDEQLKQYTNCSMALFRHHIFSTHHHMHHVEFTYRSYKNLFADFVKRFPVVLSTTDSIINNKGDNELFDYLIVDEASQVNLLTGVLAMASAKNMIVVGDLQQIPHIPNKSLIAAQPDIDTQFDIPTNYSYRTESLLSSVNKVFDKNAPSTLLKEHYRCHPRIIDFCNQKYYNGQLVIMTHSDTEPFKIFKTTPGNHTRKAPGGKSQINSRELDVIKQEVLEADLANVGPEKIGIVTPYRAQVEQANGLIDGKKIKIDTAHKFQGREKDIIIYSPTANWADTFNDSPNLINVAVSRAKEQFIMVMSANLFKQQGTNIGDLIRHIEYQSMSPNIFESKIVSIFDCLYNEFSPILQEFKIRMKIISQFDSENLMATLLEKILADKMFTSFMYKNNYTLGLLIKDFSILTEAEQQFAQNPNSHIDFLICNKLDKLPVLAIEVDGHQTHALDPKQLARDAKKNSILFKLGIPLLRFPTTGSEEEKKIRKALEEIIAFIPESDTEKH from the coding sequence ATGGATGAGCGGAAGTTCTTGGTTCTGACTAGAAGCAAGCAAAGTGAATTCAAAAATACGACAAAAGAAGTCATTGATGTCACGCCAGCAGGCGACAAAATGCGTGTCACTTTCCGGAATGGTAATCCTTTCCCCTATAACAGAAAAAATGTTCGTTTTTTTACAAACCCAGAAGCTATTAGCACTGAAGATTACATTATTACATGCAAAAAAAGATCAATAAAAAAATGGGATGAAGCATTTATTTTTGATGAACAATATTTCGTTTTATTCGACAATGGACATAGCGAAGTTCTCCCCCTCGCTGATGTTGAAATAATCCCCAATATCGCGCACAAAAAAGACACAAAGCACCTGATCAACTATTACCGGCATATCGCCAAATTTTTAAAAGACTCGGATATTTCTGAATCAGCACACTACTATTATGAAAAAAAACTCAATCATATAAGAGACGACTCCGTACTGAGCCACTATATTAACCCATCTAAGTTATCAACAGAACATTGCTCATTACCCCTCTTTCCTTTTGGGATAAACCCATCACAGCGTGAAGCCGTCATTAAGGGGCTAACATCAAAAATAAGCATTATTCAAGGCCCGCCCGGCACAGGAAAAACACAGACCATACTCAATATAATTGCCAATCTGGTCTACCAAAATAAGACCATTGCTGTAGTTTCAGGAAACAATGAAGCAACAAAAAATATCTATGATAAATTAGAAGAAAAAGGCTTCCCATTTATTTCAGCCAGTCTTGGTAGCAAAGAATTACAGAATGAATTTTTTGCTAAAGAAAATAATATCCCTGACCTTTCTCATTGGGTGCTTTCTGAAAATGACTTGATAAAAAACAGAGAGACTATTGCCAACACTGACACATTGATTTCCGAGTTACTTGATCTGCAAAATGAGCAGGCCAGAGTCAGAGAATTAATCAGCAGGCTTGATATCGAAAGAAAATATTTTGATAAGTATTTCTCTGCCGACCCGATAAACCCGTCTAAGTGGTCTTTTGGCAACCGTTGGTCAACACCCAATCTGATGAAATTTATGGCTGAGGTGGAGCACTTCTCAGAAAAAGAAACGCTGTCGTGGTCACGCAAGTTTACCTGGCTATTAAAATATGGAATTTACAAATTCAAGGATCTCAACGTCCTTTCTGGTGAATTGTTCAAAGGACTCATTTCTGAGTATTATCGAAGAAGAAGACAAGAGCTTGCAGAAAAAAAACGGACAATAGATAAAAAATTAGGGCAGCATAATTTCGATGAACAGCTAAAGCAGTATACTAATTGTTCGATGGCGCTATTCAGGCACCACATTTTCTCAACCCATCACCACATGCATCACGTTGAATTCACTTACAGATCGTATAAAAATCTTTTCGCCGACTTTGTTAAGCGTTTTCCTGTTGTCCTGAGCACAACCGATTCCATCATTAACAATAAGGGTGATAATGAACTCTTTGACTATCTCATTGTTGATGAAGCGTCGCAAGTCAACCTGCTCACTGGCGTGCTAGCTATGGCCAGCGCCAAAAATATGATTGTCGTCGGTGACTTGCAACAAATCCCCCACATTCCAAACAAGTCGCTCATCGCTGCTCAGCCCGATATTGACACGCAATTTGATATCCCTACTAATTATAGTTATCGAACAGAAAGCCTCTTGTCATCTGTAAACAAAGTGTTCGATAAAAACGCGCCCTCCACGCTGCTCAAAGAGCATTATCGTTGCCACCCTCGGATCATCGACTTCTGTAATCAAAAATATTACAACGGCCAGCTTGTCATCATGACGCATTCAGACACTGAGCCATTTAAGATTTTCAAAACAACGCCAGGCAATCACACCCGCAAAGCACCTGGCGGCAAAAGCCAAATCAACTCTCGCGAGTTGGACGTGATTAAACAAGAAGTACTTGAAGCCGATTTAGCCAATGTAGGTCCGGAAAAAATCGGTATCGTTACGCCTTATCGTGCACAGGTTGAGCAAGCTAACGGTCTTATTGATGGAAAAAAGATAAAAATAGATACCGCACACAAGTTTCAAGGACGTGAAAAAGACATCATCATATATAGCCCCACCGCGAACTGGGCAGATACATTTAATGACAGTCCGAATTTAATTAATGTCGCCGTATCGCGAGCAAAAGAACAATTCATTATGGTAATGTCAGCTAATTTATTCAAACAGCAAGGTACGAATATCGGTGATTTAATACGGCACATAGAATACCAATCTATGTCACCTAACATCTTTGAAAGTAAAATAGTCTCAATATTCGACTGTTTGTATAACGAGTTTTCACCTATTTTACAAGAATTTAAAATCAGGATGAAAATTATATCTCAGTTTGATTCTGAAAATCTAATGGCTACGCTATTGGAAAAAATCCTTGCTGATAAGATGTTTACCTCATTCATGTACAAAAATAATTATACGCTAGGTTTGCTGATAAAGGATTTCAGCATACTCACTGAGGCTGAGCAGCAGTTTGCCCAGAATCCGAATAGCCACATAGATTTCCTGATTTGCAACAAACTGGATAAACTCCCTGTGCTTGCAATAGAAGTCGATGGCCACCAGACCCACGCCCTCGATCCTAAGCAATTAGCGCGGGACGCGAAGAAAAACAGTATTCTATTTAAGTTAGGAATCCCATTATTGCGCTTTCCAACAACAGGAAGCGAGGAAGAGAAAAAAATTCGTAAAGCACTAGAAGAGATTATCGCGTTCATACCGGAATCTGATACGGAAAAACATTAG
- a CDS encoding DUF1266 domain-containing protein, whose translation MMELDVILMEPEYQRWLMALSAPMVALNIKYGARFCEPTFYEPGEPISLSNSWGITSREGLIAMINDMTDGGHAERLAYYYHLWHHLTASEWQQHCANQSEDVQGALVLVTETAALCGEGGIRAWDLGRMSFLSRIGLLNGWISEKENLWIHTRLADRARYYYRSWENYYAAFLIGRTYWLGSDEEDPECQRYIFSNCSQIPDYIDQIGTLYTHPDCPIHDLDWDVDPIEMDKPESLPEAEI comes from the coding sequence ATGATGGAATTGGACGTTATTCTGATGGAACCTGAATATCAGCGCTGGCTGATGGCGCTTTCCGCCCCGATGGTCGCACTCAATATCAAGTACGGCGCCCGCTTCTGCGAGCCGACCTTTTATGAGCCCGGTGAACCCATCAGTCTGAGCAACAGCTGGGGCATCACTTCCCGCGAAGGCCTGATCGCAATGATTAACGATATGACGGACGGCGGTCACGCCGAGCGTCTGGCATATTACTATCACCTTTGGCACCACCTGACGGCATCCGAATGGCAGCAGCACTGCGCCAATCAATCTGAAGACGTACAGGGTGCACTCGTGCTAGTGACCGAAACGGCCGCGCTGTGCGGTGAAGGCGGGATCCGCGCCTGGGATCTGGGACGTATGAGTTTCCTGAGCCGCATCGGATTACTCAACGGCTGGATTAGCGAAAAAGAGAACCTGTGGATTCACACCCGGCTGGCCGACAGGGCGCGTTACTATTACCGCAGTTGGGAAAATTATTACGCCGCATTCCTGATCGGCCGCACCTACTGGCTCGGCTCGGATGAGGAAGATCCAGAATGCCAGCGCTACATTTTCAGCAACTGTAGCCAGATTCCTGACTACATTGACCAGATCGGCACGCTCTATACCCACCCAGACTGCCCGATTCATGACCTCGACTGGGATGTTGATCCGATAGAAATGGATAAGCCCGAGTCCTTACCAGAAGCGGAAATATAA
- a CDS encoding siderophore-interacting protein, with amino-acid sequence MSLATRTTSSAYRLFNLRLESKTLLSPSLVRCVFIGPEVRQMKLDAPDQRIKLLLASESGELTPMAVSDTWYQDYLALPRERRPILRTYTLRSVSRESQQATIDFVLHGDSGPASSWAGHAKPGDALQIVAPNAEADGDSGGYEWAPHEGVEQVLLIADETALPAAMGILEQLATQPSPPSVQAFFEVPKVADCVTSSDFPFAQIHWLPREETGSTVWGERLLTAVQQDVKIPASACTNRNEIAQETPEDELLWERATAHRPFYAWAAGESSAIKRLRRYLLDERHLDKETINFMAYWSHR; translated from the coding sequence ATGTCTTTAGCTACCCGTACAACGTCTTCCGCCTATCGGCTGTTCAACTTACGCTTAGAGAGTAAGACGTTACTCTCGCCTTCATTGGTTCGCTGTGTGTTCATCGGCCCGGAAGTGCGCCAGATGAAACTGGACGCGCCGGATCAGCGCATCAAGCTGCTGCTCGCTAGTGAAAGCGGGGAACTGACCCCAATGGCCGTGAGCGATACCTGGTATCAGGACTATCTGGCGCTGCCGCGTGAGCGTCGTCCAATTTTGCGCACCTATACGCTGCGTTCCGTCTCACGCGAGTCACAGCAGGCAACAATCGATTTTGTGCTGCACGGTGATAGCGGACCTGCTTCAAGCTGGGCGGGCCATGCTAAGCCGGGTGATGCGCTACAGATTGTCGCGCCCAATGCAGAGGCCGATGGCGACAGCGGCGGCTATGAATGGGCACCGCACGAGGGCGTTGAGCAGGTTCTGCTGATTGCGGATGAAACGGCGCTGCCAGCGGCAATGGGAATTCTTGAGCAACTGGCTACCCAGCCTTCTCCGCCGTCGGTGCAGGCTTTTTTTGAAGTACCAAAAGTGGCTGACTGCGTGACATCAAGCGACTTCCCGTTTGCGCAGATTCACTGGCTGCCGCGTGAGGAAACGGGCAGCACAGTATGGGGCGAACGCCTGCTGACTGCGGTGCAACAGGACGTGAAGATTCCCGCCAGTGCTTGTACCAACCGGAATGAGATCGCACAGGAAACGCCAGAAGACGAGCTACTGTGGGAACGGGCAACGGCGCATCGGCCGTTTTACGCGTGGGCGGCGGGAGAGTCTTCCGCCATCAAACGGCTGCGCCGCTATCTGCTCGACGAGCGGCACCTCGATAAAGAGACGATCAACTTTATGGCGTACTGGTCGCATCGCTAA